The following coding sequences are from one Plasmodium sp. gorilla clade G2 genome assembly, chromosome: 1 window:
- a CDS encoding exported protein family 4 Plasmodium exported, putative, with amino-acid sequence MTFFYVRILNVAIDNATQWKKEKKCCKNNLNFLSFKRCLLQHVVEENIERKGTSRVLLKEKKNEQGKRKKIKKTKSIKPKNEKKNNKNNIVLKNLSDKKDDNISNNKQMEENNIICKDINSNEINDNQKVQEIKEKLVKGLLENKNKEIIKQIEIINSDGTMTKIKNSLYSLIFKGANFWKGLSIYLGTLSGAAIGQMILILIFKLSTIPVWSALIPYSFVPSLIAFSSFIGLIILTIIGVLFLLMWLWPSRGKLMGHNNRENKSDT; translated from the exons atgacttttttttatgtaagaATATTAAATGTTGCAATA GATAATGCTACTCAAtggaagaaagaaaaaaaatgttgtaaaaataatttaaactttttatcatttaagaGATGCTTATTACAACATGTAGTTGAAGAGAATATTGAAAGGAAAGGCACATCTCgtgttttattaaaagagaaaaaaaatgaacagggaaaaagaaaaaaaataaaaaagaccAAGAGTATTAAaccaaaaaatgaaaaaaaaaataataaaaataatattgtgttaaaaaatttaagtgataaaaaagatgacaatatttcaaataataaacagatggaagaaaataatataatatgtaaagaTATAAATTCAAACGAAATAAATGACAATCAAAAGGTtcaagaaataaaagaaaaattagtAAAGGGTTTAttggaaaataaaaacaaagaaataattaaacaaatagaaataattaattCAGATGGTACTAtgacaaaaattaaaaattcaCTATATagtttaatatttaaaggGGCTAATTTTTGGAAGGGTCTATCAATATATTTAGGTACATTATCAGGTGCTGCAATAGGTCAAatgattttaatattaatttttaaactTTCTACAATTCCTGTATGGAGTGCTTTGATACCATATTCTTTTGTTCCTTCCTTGATTGCATTTAGTAGTTTTATAggtttaataatattaaccaTTATAGgtgttctttttcttctcatGTGGTTGTGGCCATCAAGAGGGAAATTAATGGGTCATAATAATAGAGAAAATAAAAGtgatacataa
- a CDS encoding heat shock protein 40, type II codes for MATLRKTNLQEIFYFSKFFMNACFISLLVITVNCFKYAQYVYNKDIGVYNEEIGIIYKRWLAESNKNFFFNKDNLGFGNSSVDYYSVLGVSKGCSEDDLRRAYLKLAMKWHPDKHVHKGTKEEAEEKFKNICEAYSVLSDNEQREKYDLFGIDALKQSGFNSSNVEGNISINPLEVFTKAYSFYNKYFSKSGSFGNNNIFTHIKNLYPMRNEVSEDCSCNNVEEYEVPLYVSLEDLYNGCTKKLKVTRKRYDGSYLYYEDYYLNVDIRQGWNNGTKLTFHGEGDQSSPDSYPGDLVLVLHTKNHNRFVRKSRDLYYRHIITLEQSLTGFDFVIKSLDNREIYIQIDEVVKPDTKKVITNEGMPYSRDPNIRGNLIVEFDIIYPNTIKKEQKKLIKEIFKENN; via the exons ATGGCAACCTTAAGGAAAACTAATTTACaagaaattttttatttttccaaattttttatgaacGCATGTTTTATATCCCTTTTGGTAATTACAGTGAATTGTTTTAAATAC gcacaatatgtatataataaagatataggAGTTTATAATGAAGAGATAgggataatatataaaagatggCTAGCtgaaagtaataaaaatttctttttcaataAGGACAATTTGGGTTTTGGAAATTCATCAGtg gaTTATTATTCTGTGTTGGGAGTTAGTAAAGGATGCTCAGAAGATGATTTAAGAAGAGCATATTTAAAGCTAGCCATGAAGTGGCATCCTGATAAACATGTTCACAAAGGAACAAAAGAGGAAGCCGAAGAAaagtttaaaaatatatgtgaagCTTATAGTGTTTTATCAGATAATGAACaaagagaaaaatatgatttatttGGAATAGATGCATTAAAACAATCAGGATTTAATAGTTCAAATGTTGAAGgaaatatatcaataaatCCATTAGAAGTATTTACAAAGGCATAtagtttttataataaatatttttcaaaatctGGAAGTTttggaaataataatatttttactcatattaaaaatttatatccaATGAGGAATGAGGTTTCGGAAG attGCAGTTGTAATAATGTGGAAGAATATGAAGTACCCCTTTACGTATCATTAGAAGATTTATATAACGGGTGCactaaaaaattaaaagtaaCAAGAAAGAGATATGATGgatcttatttatattatgaagattattatttaaatgttgATATAAGACAAGGATGGAATAATGGAACAAAATTAACGTTCCATGGTGAAGGGGATCAGAGTTCTCCAGATTCTTATCCTGGTGACTTAGTTTTAGTTTTACATACAAAAAATCATAATAGATTTGTAAGAAAGTCTCGAGATTTATATTATAGacatataataacattaGAACAATCACTAACAGGATTTGATTTTGTTATTAAATCTTTAGATAATAGAgagatatatatacaaatagaTGAAGTAGTGAAACCAGATACAAAGAAAGTTATAACAAATGAAGGAATGCCTTATTCAAGAGATCCAAATATTAGAGGAAATCTTATTGTTGAatttgatattatatatcctaatacaattaaaaaagagcaaaaaaaattaataaaggagatatttaaagaaaacaactaa
- a CDS encoding exported protein family 3 Plasmodium exported, putative, with protein MKYFVSLFNFFICFLLIFKYSQKNILEKSRQDKLNKSIITKYIKTRTLTENYKQCDIKYMNTSIFSGNKNPQKREEKLEEKKKEQKEKKKDNTKEDNDNNKENETEKNMENKIENHLEDHIEDHIEDHIEDHIEDHIEDHIEDHIEDHIEDHIDDHMDDHMDDVLEHHNSLEDSIKEYYEFTDPSVDEENKSFFKKLKFILNMLDDVHSDLLVNNHLKNGSIFSPEFVPISVLSTMTVAFPPIGTWTLPYISRTINFMTKYKGEKIYTEHESKKKLK; from the exons atgaaatattttgtgtcactttttaattttttcatatgttttctcttaatatttaaatattcacaaaag aaTATATTAGAGAAAAGCCGTCAAGATAAATTGAACAAATCGAtcataacaaaatatataaaaacaagaACACTAAcagaaaattataaacaatgtgacattaaatatatgaatacgTCAATATTCAGTGGAAATAAAAATCCACAAAAAAGAGAAGAAAAATTAgaggaaaaaaagaaagaacagaaagaaaaaaaaaaggacaatacaaaagaagataatgataataataaggaaAATGAGACAGAAAAgaatatggaaaataaaatagaaaatcaTTTAGAAGACCATATAGAAGACCATATAGAAGACCATATAGAAGACCATATAGAAGACCATATAGAAGACCATATAGAAGACCATATAGAAGACCATATAGAAGACCATATAGATGACCATATGGACGACCATATGGATGATGTACTAGAACATCATAATTCACTAGAAGATAgcataaaagaatattatgaatTTACAGACCCATCAgttgatgaagaaaataaatcattttttaaaaaacttAAATTCATTTTGAATATGTTAGATGATGTACATTCAGATTTATTAGTAAATAATCATCTTAAAAATGGAAGTATTTTTTCACCAGAATTTGTTCCTATAAGTGTTTTATCAACTATGACTGTAGCCTTTCCACCTATAGGAACTTGGACTCTTCCTTATATTTCTAGGACTATAAATTTTATGACTAAATATAAAGGAGAAAAAATTTACACAGAACATgagtcaaaaaaaaaattaaaatga
- a CDS encoding exported protein family 1, putative — MKERRYNSIYKKDDKMEAFRNNNKNKIHFIRVSLMNCLSVIIFIILYIISLDVFFYKTNSFDFSLHAPIVYSNGTFNRILYTAEKKRVNRRVHIQTQREPQNSNYKESMKNYLKCLKTAPYIDDPKYGALISEEEEREMKLIKKMELEELEKRDELMEKRRLRRIERMKKKEEEERIKEEENRKKEEEKRIKEEEERLKEEEKRLKEEEEKRLMEEEQERLKEEENERLKMLEEDKLYMEREEQNKKIKLKVDEEVETFERLKSKNMDEKEKVEEKEDSVEMKKEKVEEQKDTEEVREEVSEDKEDTEEVGKEEVSEHKEDTEEVGEGEASENKEDTEEVGEGEVSEDKGNTEEVGEGEASENKEDTEEVGEGEASENKEDNEEVGEGEVSEDKGNTEEVGKEEASENKEDTEEVGEGEASENKEDNEEVGEGEASENKEDTEEVGEGEASENKEDTEEVGEGEVSEDKGNTEEVGEGEASENKEDTEEVGEGEASENKEDNEEVGEGEESENKEDNEEVGEGEESEDKGDTEEVGKEEASEDKEDNEEVGEGEVSEDKGDNEEVGEEEASEDKGDNEEVGEGEVSEDIGNAEEYIRGKEEVKEPEVGNDIGEENKENYIKNLDVQDNLYEINVLNGGDIISFLENKNKLIQNEGEDDDDVNNNIVHDITDNVWNSTIYDDNNNNSKTNSSSEEDILDDKKLDDNTRKNMRKNYYEILNVKEDSDINEIRRKFYNLSLKYYPKMDNDKNLVLNNKFENISEAYQILGYENRRKLYDSGEFDEIDKMIIIDPLIFFNLIFTSDMMYEYTGNSQVSSFVNLFFEKNISIEDLTYYVGEIMNEMIEGQTIREEKVAELLKEKLDLYIDNEDEWEKLMENEISMLLKSSFSNFILESIGWTYENVSNIFLEEKENSDRNKKDIYIKEANERMIRNSIILRQCKSRFLSIITNYYPFKEQNNPFIKKAQYVSSSNYILNDIKNTDYTMDNIHRALDDLYNEHISILLEEEKKEILEEILRNILKIILCDIETTVRRSAQIVLQNVEGDKNLMFKRAKGLQSLGKMILQKVN, encoded by the exons ATGAAAGAAAGAAGATACAAtagcatatataaaaaagatgacAAAATGGAGGCCTTtagaaataataacaaaaataagaTACACTTTATAAGAGTATCATTAATGAATTGCTTAAgtgtaattatttttattatattatatattatctctttg gatgtatttttttataagaccAACTCTTTTGATTTCTCTTTACACGCACCAATAGTTTATTCTAATGGAACATTCAATAGAATTTTATATACTGCTGAAAAAAAGAGGGTTAACAGAAGGGTACATATACAAACACAAAGAGAACCACAAAATTCTAATTATAAAGAGTCTATGAAAAATTATCTAAAATGTTTAAAAACTGCCCCATATATCGATGATCCAAAATATGGAGCCTTAATATCCGAAGAGGAAGAAAGAgaaatgaaattaataaaaaagatggaACTTGAAGAACTAGAAAAAAGAGATGAACTAATGGAAAAAAGAAGACTTAGAAGAATAGAGAGgatgaagaaaaaggaagaagaggaaagaataaaagaagaggagaatagaaaaaaagaagaagagaaaagaataaaagaagaagaagaaaggTTGAAAGAAGAAGAGAAAAGgttaaaagaagaagaagaaaaaagacTAATGGAAGAAGAACAGGAAAGActaaaagaagaagaaaatgaaagatTAAAAATGCTAGAAGAAGATAAATTGTATATGGAAAGAGAagaacaaaacaaaaaaataaaattaaaagtaGATGAAGAGGTAGAAACATTTGAAAGATTGAAATCAAAAAATAtggatgaaaaagaaaaagtagAAGAAAAGGAGGATTCTgtagaaatgaaaaaagagaAAGTAGAAGAACAAAAGGATACCGAAGAAGTGAGAGAAGAAGTGTCAGAAGATAAAGAAGATACTGAAGAAGTAGGAAAAGAGGAGGTGTCAGAACATAAAGAGGATACTGAAGAAGTAGGAGAAGGCGAGGCATCAGAAAATAAAGAGGATACTGAAGAAGTAGGAGAAGGAGAAGTATCAGAAGATAAAGGGAATACCGAAGAAGTAGGAGAAGGCGAGGCAtcagaaaataaagaagatacTGAAGAAGTAGGAGAAGGCGAGGCAtcagaaaataaagaagataatGAAGAAGTAGGAGAAGGAGAAGTATCAGAAGATAAAGGGAATACCGAAGAAGTAGGAAAAGAGGAGGCAtcagaaaataaagaagatacTGAAGAAGTAGGAGAAGGCGAGGCAtcagaaaataaagaagataatGAAGAAGTAGGAGAAGGAGAGGCAtcagaaaataaagaagatacTGAAGAAGTAGGAGAAGGCGAGGCATCAGAAAATAAAGAGGATACTGAAGAAGTAGGAGAAGGAGAAGTATCAGAAGATAAAGGGAATACCGAAGAAGTAGGAGAAGGCGAGGCAtcagaaaataaagaagatacTGAAGAAGTAGGAGAAGGCGAGGCAtcagaaaataaagaagataatGAAGAAGTAGGAGAAGGAGAAGAGtcagaaaataaagaagataatGAAGAAGTAGGAGAAGGAGAAGAGTCAGAAGACAAAGGGGATACCGAAGAAGTAGGAAAAGAGGAGGCATCAGAAGATAAAGAAGATAATGAAGAAGTAGGAGAAGGAGAAGTATCAGAAGACAAAGGGGATAATGAAGAAGTAGGAGAAGAGGAGGCATCAGAAGACAAAGGGGACAATGAAGAAGTAGGAGAAGGCGAGGTATCAGAAGATATAGGAAATGCTGAAGAGTATATAAGGGGTAAAGAAGAAGTAAAGGAACCAGAAGTAGGAAATGATATCggagaagaaaataaagaaaattatataaaaaatttagatGTGCaagataatttatatgaaattaaTGTTTTAAATGGAGGCGATATAATATCCtttttagaaaataaaaataaacttatacaaaatgaaggagaagatgatgatgatgtaaataataatatagttcATGATATTACTGATAATGTTTGGAATAGTAcaatatatgatgataataataataatagtaagaCAAATAGTAGTTCAGAAGAAGATATTTtggatgataaaaaattagatgataatacaagaaaaaatatgagaaaaaattattatgaaattTTAAATGTAAAAGAAGATTCcgatataaatgaaattagAAGAaagttttataatttatctttaaaatattatccaAAAATGGATAATGATAAGAATTTAGTGttgaataataaatttgaGAATATAAGTGAGGCATATCAAATATTGGGTTATGAGAatagaagaaaattatatgattcTGGTGAATTCGATGAAATAGAtaaaatgattattattgacccacttatattttttaatttaatatttacatcTGATATGATGTATGAATATACTGGAAATAGTCAAGTATCTTCTTttgttaatttattttttgagaaaaatatttctattgAAGATTTGACTTATTATGTTGGTGAGATTATGAACGAAATGATTGAAGGACAAACAATACGAGAAGAGAAAGTAGctgaattattaaaagaaaaattagatttatatatagataatgaAGATGAATGGGAGAAATTAATGGAAAATGAAATAAGCATGTTATTAAAATCTTCATTTTCTAATTTCATATTAGAATCTATAGGTTGGACATATGAAAATGtttctaatatttttttggaagaaaaagaaaattctgatcgaaataaaaaagatatatatataaaagaagctAATGAAAGAATGATTAGAAATTCCATTATTTTGAGACAATGTAAAAGTCGTTTTTTATCtataataacaaattattatccttttaaagaacaaaataatccTTTTATAAAGAAGGCACAATATGTATCCTCAtctaattatatattgaatgatataaaaaatacggATTATACAATGGATAATATACATAGAGCCCTCGATGATTTATACAATGAACATATATCAATTTTATTagaggaagaaaaaaaagaaatactagaagaaatattaaggaatatattaaaaattattttgtgtGATATTGAAACAACAGTAAGAAGATCAGCACAAATAGTATTACAAAATGTAGAAGGAGATAAAAATTTGATGTTTAAAAGAGCTAAAGGATTACAATCATTGGGTAAAATGATATTACAGAAGGTTAATTga